The genomic stretch TTATTCTTTCCATTTTCTCGGCCCAAAAATTCCGAAAATAAGAGagttattttctctctttttcggtttttattacctacccaaaaataaggagattaaatcttcttattttggtagtatacaaaatgtataaaatgtattatttataaattgtcatctagtgaggatcgaacccataacctcttggtttgagtacccttactattaccactatgacacattcatcttgttgattaaatatgaccgattacatttaattacgaattaacatattaattcgtccaagcttacatcatatacattaattaaatataacttattatattcaatttacgaattgacagttaattcgtctcaactaatattatttaatcgacattaaataatcgtctcatcaacacattgactaactgtttagtcatataaggcatcaatgtgattacatttccataaccacatctctcaaacacatcctataggtgtgacctttagggaccagttgatcaccgccatctatatgataataacgtcaaactttctagcaagccaaccattattaggtaatcgttaatcaactgataaaatacgaagtatacccttgtgaacctgtaagagattgacaaatgttatcacactaatttgtggaggacacaagctccaacacgttactctcctctttcgcattgctatcaaatcctaagggctagagtcatcggatcgttgtgttctttacgccgttgagatcgtcgtattgtgggtaaggtcctagtacagtttttatgttgttttattgattttggttgaaaccctaattgggtaaattggtggttttgggtgtattgtgtttattagatggtgattgtatgattgtatgtttgataggaggtgatttcattgaagaacgattttgattagctgctagaccgtctgtggtgattgattttccaggtagggttttcctactcagtattagttacataatgtgtggtgatggtTATTGTGATTAAAGATTGATTGTATTGTTAAGTTGTTAGATGGTTATtgattttatattgttgattggtttgtatctgtctgtgatcttcggggcgcgtctctggctgagtggagtcacttgcgggagtggcttcacgcccttggttcgccctctgtggaacccgccacaggaggggatgtgcacattaaggaaacttgggtttatcgctcagtgttgaagagcggggatttggtgggtacggctgcggtcccccactggcggtgtggagtacgcattgcgatgggcactctggcaggactacatactttagtgtgtagttagttgtgtggagattggttaTGGAGATTGGAGGATTGCTGTGTTGTTGAGCTGTTTATGTACTTGTTTCGTTGTGGCTTGgttgtgtgtaattagtactgatcctgtttaattgttttaaaaactgtggtgatccattcggggatggtgagcagttattgagcaggtatgatataacgcgtatgggatagctggtatgagtcatcacgtggcagttagaagtcttccgctgtgtcagacgatgttttgtagttttgatagttttatcagtagaccgttttgagtactttgtatttcagtgtaacagttttggagttgacatgtaatcactttaaaccgtatttacttttaagtatgtttcgttattgtcttatgattatcattgtctcgggtaaccgagatggtgacgtttccatactttaagtggtcctggtaaggcacttggagtatggaagTGTCACTCATGTTGGACCCAACCACACACTAGCAATgatactactcactaatcatggttatTAAGACAAAATAATTACTAAATACGGATTCTTTAATTATGGACATGATGTGAAGATGAATTCTACAATTAAACATGCAATAATTCAACaaaactactccctccattcaactccacatgacccttttcttttttcacgtttgccaacgcgtgttttacgcgttaaatatcgttagctacgtatttacaaaaattataaaagttagatatttttaatgtactcgtaaagacgaatcaaacaagatcccacatgaatatctTTTCACTTACGTATCAAGAGAAAATTGATAGTGAATGctcacttgtgaatagtgtgtaAAATAGAAAAGGGCCatgtggagttgaatgaaggGAGTATGAGATAAGACAAATTAAACTAAGATGAGAAAGGATTAAAGCAAAAAGACACAAACTTTGACACAATAACCGAAAAACTCAATCTTTGGATGAGAACAACAATGGAGAACAAGAacaagatgaacaagagagagaaaaaaagaaTCCAACAACAAAGAGAAGAGTTCAAGCACAACAATTAAACAAAACTTGAAActaagcaaatgtaaacaaatgaaactaAGGGAGAGAATTGTACCAATTTAATAGCAAAGAAAAGGAACTTAAATTGAAATAAGAATGGAAAAAatcttcaatcttcttacaacccaaatactagaactaataatacactaattattgaaagattgaatCTAATTAAGGAAAAATCTCcctatactaaaagaataagagttctccaaaattttcccgcctaaatgaatttggctataattgggcttttattatatcatatatGTAATTGCGCTTTTATGAGTATCATATTTGTCATTGGGCTTTCGTTATATTATATTTACATCTGGATTATATTGAATTTTCCATTTTCaccgattaatacaaaacattaataataataataataataataataataataataataataataataataataataataataataataataataataataataataataataataataataataataataataataagaataagaataagaataagaataagaataagaataagaataataataataataataataagggtttttttataactactacctttgtattaccatgttttaagaactactaccaaaataatttttgcttaagaactactaccaataagtttgaatttttttaaaaacactaccaaatctcatccaaactcaataaaacacaatctcagccatttatttttgaattttcatcctaagttgttaattttatcccttaaactagttaATTTGATGAAGTTTAAGCAACTTTTTTACCTTAATTACGTTATATAGGTGAATTAGATGAAACTAATTTAAAGTGATTTTCCCCCAAAATGATTGGCAAACGATAGTATTGGTAATGCTAAAGGGATAAAGTTTACACCTTAAGatggaaattcaaaaataaatggttaaaattgtgttttattgggattggatgagatttggtagtgtttttaaaaaaaatcaaacttacaggtagtagtttttaaacgaaaattattttggCAGTAGTTCTTAAAACCGTGTAGTATAAAggtagtagttatcaaaaaaccctaataataataataataataataataataataataataataataataataataataataataataataataaatttacaattaaatttcaaattgagttaaatatcagttttataattattatttttttaatgtTCCTAACTAAAAAAACGTGCattcgcgcgggatctatactagttagcAAAGTAATTAGCAAAGGTTTAAACTTGGAATGGAAATGATGTAGATCTAGGATTGTGTGTACAAAAAATTAAGGGAAGGGGTATTTATAATATCCCCTTGGATTAAACATAAGGAGAAAAGAAGAAAGCCCAGCTCGCGTATATGGATCCTGTGTCGGTACACCGGCTGCCGGCTTTCCTGCCGGCAACGAGTTCTTCTTTCAAAATGTATATAATTGACTTGGgggtgttccctgccggtggaccggctgccggcctgcggCAGAGAACACCTCTTGCTGGGTTCCTTACTTCAATTCTTCAAAGAAGATGTACTGCTTGCCGGCTGCTTGGCTGCCGGGTTACCAACCGGCAGCAAGTTCTTCTTCAATTGGCTTCAATTCTTTCCTCCAAATTGTCTAAGGCATAGGGGAGGGGTTCCCTGCCGGTGGGTCGGCTGCCGGCCCGCCGGCAGAGAACACTTCTTCAACAATTCCACCTTCTTTTCTTCATGCTTACTCGTCGAACCGTCTTACTTGCTCCGATTTCTTTATAACCGCCTCAAATCCTACAAGAGGGGCACAAAATCATAGACGAGGAGATCGGGCACAAAATGCAACATAAGAAATATAAAACCGACTCAATTGGGGCCGAAAAACATGTAAATAGAAGGGAAATTTGTTGTAAATAAATCTTAtgtcaaacctccccacacttcaGCCTTACTTGTCCCCGAGTAAGTATGTGAGCAAAAACGAGACCCTTAATTAACCAAATGCTAATCTGGACTAATAAAATCCGATGGTAGTCAATTAACGGGCCTCCTCCGTCCCTTTAACTCACAATGAAATGCAATGAGGTATGCACTcccttgcaaggcaagtgggggcttgcagaAAATTTAGACACATCCAACATCTAAGCACGTAGTAAAGCATATGATGCATCAATAAAAAAGTCAACCGCTTTCATCATCTAAGCGGAGGGTTTTGCTTTGAACAATTAAAGGTTTCGatcgggagataccgtctcatagtctCGGCGGGGTGTCAATGCCCTAGTGATGGCTCAAGCAACTTTAATATGACAACCGAATGcctaggaaacaaattcaaaggcggaAAAGGGGGAAGCAAAGCCTAACCTTCAAGATTGACAAgacacacacaagattcgaccaaattgacccatgactaagaggacctagactaccgacttcctcacggttttcactactctctcattttttttaagaacgggtgatttttgtgccaaaaagtaaccaaaatcactcaactactcgactcgtgagacatgcccgcaatctaacgtGGAATCCTTTCCTACAAGACCATTCATGAGATGCAAAAAAGGAAATGCGCATAAAGAGAAACAAGGGTTGTTACGGGGCTAGGTGACGGGACGAAGcggggttggtgcaagcaccattttggAAAAATGTGAAGGTACACATCAAGAAGTTGCCAAAATTCCATTTCTTCCactttattacaacaaatgagtaacgtctacaccctaacaaaaattgGTTTCCCGAATTAATGCAAAAATTgtgcaaacccgactcactttggaaaaatcACGGAAATCATCACCTTATTGcaacaaatgagtaacgtctacaccctaacaagaaaTTTACTtgccaaaatcaagcaaaaattgtgtatacccgactcattttggaaaaacatcatatgcCCCTTTATttttgcaacgcctttttctactccttTGATGAAAGAAGTGTTGCACGACTTTTTCACATCAAACAAAGTACAagtaataattttttttctttatttttttcattttttatattttaaattttcttttcttttctttatcaaaacctctttattcaaaCAAGCCAAATAAATCCATTATCCTGACCCAACTCATCAACTAAGGTTCAAATACCCTTCTTCATACAACCGACAACATGTAAGCAACTTTCTTGATAAGGGAAGGTTTTTTATGGTATGTAGTTGGTTTTGTAGGTGCCAAATGAAAGGTTCAAACTCAAAAGGGGTTAGCAAAATCGGACCTTGTGTAAAGGGTCGAAaaattaggcttatttggcaatgtgaggcttAAGAATGAAATGTAGCgaattgtttcaaaatatgcacacaaatgaacatctcatggtctaaaagGAGAGGACACCATGCTTATGCGTCGTGATGTGACATGCCACGCAAGGAGCCTACTCACACCTAAGGGAGACCAGGCATGGATGTATCGGTCCCAAGGAGGCTCTACATCTCGCATGTAAGTATCTATGTCGAAATTTAGGTCTAGACTACGGTCTTGGTCTCATATGGTGGTCAATACTTTCCGGCCTAGCCTCATTTCCCGGGTATTTACAAACAAATACCCTAACAAGGAGGTCAATGGGTGCAATCCACTAAGAGGGGAAAGACACGGTCAAGACGGTATAATCATAAGGGTATCATGTTCCCTTCCTAGACTACATTTGTTAGAAATATGTACACATAAGATGCCAACAGAATTTAAAGCACAAAAAACTATTTACAAGATACGGGATGCAATTCTAAACTAACAACAAGAGTAAACATGCAAACACTTTTTCTAACCTAGCAACACGTAAACACATAAACCAAGTTCCAAAtggaacatcctcatcaacaaagcccatcctcctccatatatACAACAACTTGTAAAAGAAAATGAATggggaaaggagaaagagataagaaAGATCAAACCAAGCGGGCTTATAGTCTCCTAATGCCTCCAATGTTCTGTAGGTGCCTGTGCCACTTGTTagacaacatatatatacaatgcaattttttttttgaattttttgaatttttgaatttttaggcattttcttgaatattcttaaatttacaagtgtatatatatatatatatatatatatatatatatatatatatatatatatatatatatatatatattgatattTACAAATGAACATTATATACAAATATATACGAAGTAGATATTTCCTTCCCCACACTTAGAAAttgcattgtcctcaatggaacaaaacATAGGGAGAGAATAAGAAAAGAgataacaatttttttttgtatatattatatatatattgaaATATTGAAATTTGAGAACATATTTTTGGTAGTTTTTTACGATTTTCGAAAGTAAGGAACATGGATTTTTTTTTgagcctcctccccacacttgttATATACAATGTCCGGTGATGAAGGAAGTGTGGTTAGGAGGCGAGTTTATAAGAAtaaaaacaacatatttttgggttttgttgatgtttaaaaattaaaaatatgtttttgtatttttttttttttgaatatataGAATTTcttccccacacttatttatttacatggTGTGTGGCGGAGATTATGAAAATAAATTGCATGTTTTTGTgtcttttgatttttcaaattgttttttttttatttgtattttgaaatggggatgcaatgcatgaacaatcctatatgcaatattgaaattACGATGCAAAATATACTAAATGAATGCAATTCTTATATGTTATaatattttacaaaatttaaatctaatgcaatcctaaatgaatgcaactaaatgATTTACTAATCTAAATATATTACAAGTAAcctaaatgcatacaaaaataAATATGAATGAGAGAGTTTGGATTAAGGGATTCATACTCGGTTTTGAATTGGATTAGGAGCAAAAATAGGCCAAAGACTAGGCCACCTAGGACTCGTCGtcgtcttcctcctcctcctcctcatcatcatcattatttccCGCTCCGAACTCGGGTTCCCAAATGAAGTCGTCCGTGTTCATGGCCACGGTTGAGTCACCCACTTCCGTGGTCATGTCAATGAACAAGTCTTGGTTCCCTCCCGAGCCACTAGCGAACCCGACATCACCAAAAATGGAGGGGGTCCCTCCGAACCATTGGGTATCATGCCCCTCCCCTTGAGTGGAGGTCGGGGTGGGGAAAATGGGGGTGCTAAAGTAATCCGGCCGAATGTTAATGTCGGCGTAGGCAAAGCTCCCGTCCTTGGGGTACCCACCATCCGGCTCAAGGAAGTAAGAGGGGTAAAGGCCGGAGGGATGGTTGTACTTCCTCCTCTGGTAGTCATCATAAATAGGGAATTGCCCCACCGCTTGGTCGAAGTATATCCTATCCAAGCGTTGTTGCAAACCAAGTCTCTCACTAGCGACCATTTGTAATCCCAATCTCATATCATTCATAAATGACACTAAGTCGGAGTGGAGCGGGGTTGGTTAAGGAGGTTGGCTTGAAGAGGATCTTTCACCAAATTTAGGGTTCCAAGGATTGGGTTGGAAAATGAAAGGGGTCGGCATCATGTACCAGAGAGTAGACGCGGTTTGCGTCGGGTTGTCCCTCCCATAGGTGATTGGTTGCTCTTGGGGAGGTTGGGACGGGTCCGCCTCCTCTTCAATTTCAAGGCGGTAAGAATCTTGGTCGGActtgattttcattttgtttgcaTTTGGGAGCGGAATGGAATTCCGCTTTTGGATTTGCCAATACTCAAGGCCGTCAAAGGGGTTCGTCTTGATCCACTCAAGAGATTTCATCATATAATCCTTTATGATATAAGTCTCCCTGAGTACCCAATTCATCCCGGATAAGTCCACCGATCGGTCAAGGCTCTTGGCTATGCGGGTGATGATGCCACCCACATGAAAGGGAACTTTTTGCCCGGAGAGTTAGCCAATTTGGCTAAGTGGAGGACCATGTGATGAGCAACATTGATTTTGTAGGGCTTAAGTTTCGTGATCAAATACGAGCCTAAAATTTCAAGCTCAATAACCCTAAAGACCCAAGGTTCATCGACGGCAAAAACGGTACACCTCATAAATAGGTGCCATATCTTCATGGGTGCATTGTGGAAAGAGGTAGCCGGTCTTTTCACACCATCTTATCATCTAACCCCGAAATAGCTTTCCACACCCGTGAAAAGTGGAGGGTTTTAGTGTCTTCTTGGAATTGGCATTTTCCAACCCGAAAATATTGGCAAGTCGGGCAAGGGAAGTTGTGTGGTCTCGATTCATGAGGCAAAAATGCAATTGGGCCACCATCCCGGTTCCTCTATCCTTATCAATACGcaaactactcaaaaattcccTAGTAATTCGAGGGTAAGTCCGCTCATGCATGTTATACATTTCTTTCATACCGACTCCCCTAAACAAAGCTTATGTTTTCTTATCCAAGCCTAGGTTCCGCATAGAGGCGCGAAAAATAAAATGAGTCGGGGTTAGGGGGCATTGCTTAAAGAGTATAAATTTACCTTTTTGAGTTTGTGTGACAAACTCAACCTCCGGAAAATCGGGATCCGGGTTTGTATCGTTAGCCGCCGCCTCGACTAGTTGTTGTTGTGCCCTTGCGAGATCATCCCTTGTTCTCTTTCCTGCCATAGATGAAGGATTGGAAGGTGAATAGTGAAGAAGAAGTGATGTGTGGGTGATTGGTGAAGATTTGGTGGAGTTTTAACGGTGTTTGAGTGGAGTAAGAAAGGGGAGAGAAGATATTAGAGAGAAGAATGGTTAAATAATTATGAAGAAAAGAGGGGGAGCACGGCTTTGTTTTAGACGATTTGAGGCTCTCTGCCGGTGGGGGTACTGCGAGCCGGTCTTCCGGTAGAGAGCACTCCCCATAAATTCAAAATCTGAAATTCTCCTTCAAAAAATAAAGCACTCGTTGTCGGTGGGGGCACCggttgccggtccaccggcagagggCTCCTCCAATTCTCTTTTAGCTCAAATTTTGACCTGCAGCGTGGTTCCCTACCGGTGAGCTGGCTCCCGGCCTGCCGGCAGGGGAATCTACTTcatccttttctccttattttCCTTAGTAACGGGCttctctgccggtgggccggctgtcgGCCTGCCGCCACACACACCCCCTTCTTCAAAATTTCAACAATCCTTCACAATTTGAAAAGTGCTTGCTGTCGATTGGGGTACTGGCTGCCAGTCCACCGGCAGAGAGCACTATTAAACGATTTTCAGcccatttcttttctttttcttttctttcttcttcaATTTCTCCTTCTTCAAATAAAAAATTTCTCCTTCTTCAAATAAACCCGACTTCTTCACTTTCCCATTTTCTCGTGTTTTTCACTTTCAAAACGACGCATCATGTCGGGAATTGGGCAAGTGAAGGGCCTCATCTCACAATTCAAATAGTACCAAGCACGGTAATTTCAAATCCTCTCATTTCCTAGCTATATGCATGTTATTTACAAAAtccatgggttgcctcccaagtaGCGGCCTTGTTTTACGTCGTAGGCTCGACCAAGTCACGGAAAAGCTTGAATAAACTAAAATATCGTCAAGAGTGAAACAAGATTCAATGAGGGACGAGACAAGTTTCAAGGGCATCTACGTTCTTCGATTTAGGTGGTCCGGCTATGTAGTGCTTGAGCCGTTGCACATTAACTTTGAAAGCGCGATCTCCATCGGCCACTTCCACCGAGCCATAAGGAAAGACTCGGACTACGGTGAAAGGACCCGACCACTTGAACTTTAGCTTACCCGAGAAGAGCTTAAATCTTGAATTAAAGAGGTGGACCAAGTCCCCCACCTTGAACTCCCTCTTTAAAATAGCTTTACCATGAAATCGCTTTGTCCTCTCTTTGTACAATatagagctctcataagcctctagtctaaattcatcaagttcattgaggTCAAGGAGTCGCTTCTCTCCCTCACTCTTCAAGTCGAAATTAAGAAACCAGATAGTCCAATGAGCCTTGTGTTCCATTTCCATCGGCAAATGACATGGCTTTCCATACACCAACCAGAATGGTGAGGTTCTTATTGGTGTTTTGAAAGCGGTGCGGTAAGCCCATAATGCATCATTGAGCTTGATTGACCAATCTTTCCTTGACTGACTAATGGTCTTCTCAAGAATCATTTTTATCTCACGATTGAAGATTTCGGCTTGTCCGTTAGCTTGTGGGTGATAGGCTAGACTCCGTCTATGTTGCACCCATGTCGTCTTAGAAGAGCATCCAAAGCTCGCTCCCGGAAATGGGTTCCACCTCTAATCAAAATTCTTGGCACTCCAAATCTAGGAAATATGATGGTCTCCATGAGCTTGGTCACCGATTTCGCATCACAAGTTTTGGTGGGAATTGCTTCAACCCACTTGCTAACATAGTCGACCGCAACAAGTATATATTCATTTCCATGGGAGGAAGGAAAATGACCTTGATAGTCAATTCCCCACACATCAAATAACTCCACTTCAAGAACATAATTCATAGGCATTTCATGCCTCCTTGAGATGTTCCCACTCCTTTGGCATTTGTCACATCCCTTCACATAACTTGCCACATCATGAAACAAGGTGAACCAATAAAACCCGCATGGACGTACCCTTGCGGCGGTTTTACTTGAACTTCAGTGCCCTCCACTGGGCATGTCATGGCAATGGGATATTATTTGCTTCACCTATTCATCCGGAATACATCTCCTAATGATCCCATTCACACTTGActtataaagacatggttcctcccAAAAGCATCGTTTTACATCATGAAAGAACCTCTCCTTCTTATGGGAGTCATAGTCATGCGGTATGATGCCCGACACTTAGTAGTTAACAAAATCCGCACGAGTACAAACAATTGATCATCCAGCAAGTAATCATCAATTGGTAGCCTATATTTCACATTCTCATTCAATAGCCTCGATAAATGGTCGACTACAACATTCTCCACAcctttcttatctcttatctcAATATCAAACTCTTGTAGCAGTAGTATCCACCGAATGAAGCGGAGTTTTAATTCCTTTTCGATTAGCAAATTCTTCAATGTCGTATGATTGGTATGCACTATTACCTTAGAGCCCACCAAATAAGAACGGAACTTGTTCATAGCATAAATGACCGCTAAAAGCTTCTTTTCGATAGTGGTGTAATTTGCTTGAGCTTCATCCAAAGTCTTtcttgcataatatatggcatgatgtttaccattcttcttttgtccaagcaccgctcctacCGCAACATTGCTAACATCACACATCAACTCAAACGGTTCTCCCCAAGTAGGGGGTTGCATGATCGGAGCGGAGATAAGAGCCTCCTTCAACCTATTAAAGGCAACAAGACATTCATTAGTGAATTCAAATGGTACATCTTTACCAAGCAAGTGAGTTAATGGATGGGAAATCaaagaaaaatccttaataaaccgTCGGTAAAAACCGACATGCCAAAGAAAACTCCTAATGCCCGGGAAATCaaagaaaaatccttaataaaccaTCGGTAAAAACCGACATGCCAAAGAAAACTCCTAATGCCCTTAACATTAGTGGGAGGGGGCAAGGTTTTTATGACTTCAACCTTAGCTTGGTCAATTTCTATACCCTTAGTAGACACAACATGTCCCAAAACCACCCAGGCGGTCACCATAAAATGACACTTCTCCCAATATAGAACCAAGCGACACGGCATTTAGTCAATACTTTCTCCAAATTCGTCAAGtaattttcaaaatatttcccaaccaccgagaaatcatccataaatacttCAATTTCATTCTTAACGAAATCGGTGAAAATTGacatcatgcaacgttggaaggTCGAAGgtgcattacataatccaaacgACATTCTTATATAAGCATATGTGCCGAAAAGAtatgtgaaggtggtcttttcttggtcactTGGATGGGTAGAGATTTGAAAAAATCCCGAGTATCTATCTAAGAAACAAAAGAAGTCATGTTGAGTCAAACGCTCCAATATTTGGTCCATGAAGGGGAGTGGAAAATGGTCTTTCCGGGTGGCCTTGTTCAACCTTCTATGCACCACCTGGTCACGGTtctagtaggtatcaattcattcttatcatttctAATCACCGTCATCCCCCCTTTTTGGGCACCACATGCACCGGACTAACCCTCCGACTATCCGAAATGGGATAGATGATCCCAGCATCAAGTAATTTGAGAACTTCTTTTCTCACAACTTCCTTCATTTTAGGATTAAGGCGGCATTGGGGATCAATAGAAGATGAGCCCTCATCCTCTAAGTAAATCCGATGAGTGTAAAAAGAAGGGTTAACACCCTTAATATCATCAATTGTGTACCCAATGACATTTTCGAAATTTTCTCACAACAACAAGTAACTTTTCAAGTTCAAtgtcattgagtgcactattgacaatGATGGGGCAAGTCTCATTAGGACCAAGAAAAGCATGTTTAAGAGTAGAGGGAAGAGGCTTTAATTCCACTTGAGGAGGCATAGATCTCTCCTCAATGTTACCGTCCTTCCTTAAGCTCTCAAATTCTTTGTTTAGGTCTTCTACAATTGTTGAATCCATAGCCAAAGCATATTCCTGGTGCTCCTTGCAATCCTTCACCTTACCTTCAAGAAATCCTTGTAAACCTTTGTTTTTTTCAAATCTCTTCATGTCTACCCATTCTTCTACCATATCAAAATCATGTAGCATGACTTTGCTTCCaaaggctctttcatagccttaTTCAAAGAGAACTCCTCTTTTTCTTAACCAACTTGAAGAGATAGCTttccatttttcacatcaatcaaGGCACTCCCCGTGGTAAAGCAAGGGCGCCCCAATTGCTGGGAATGTTTGAATTTT from Silene latifolia isolate original U9 population chromosome 5, ASM4854445v1, whole genome shotgun sequence encodes the following:
- the LOC141655069 gene encoding uncharacterized protein LOC141655069; this encodes MILEKTISQSRKDWSIKLNDALWAYRTAFKTPIRTSPFWLVYGKPCHLPMEMEHKAHWTIWFLNFDLKSEGEKRLLDLNELDEFRLEAYESSILYKERTKRFHGKAILKREFKVGDLVHLFNSRFKLFSGKLKFKWSGPFTVVRVFPYGSVEVADGDRAFKVNVQRLKHYIAGPPKSKNVDALETCLVPH